The sequence below is a genomic window from Cedecea neteri.
TGAGCATGAATATGCCGATGGCAATGCAGCTCGATCGCCGCACGGTTGGCGGCCGCATGATGGGTACGTGGCTGTGGTCTGACTACGAACTGCGCAGCGGTATCGACGGGCAGCAAAGCACCCACCGCAGCAAACAGGACGCAGGCTGGAAGCAGGATGCTCGTTTCCAGGACGCTGGTCTCTTTAGCGAGCTGACCTGGAACGCCACCGACAGCAGCAAAGTTATCGGCGGCGCGCGCCTCGATCGGACTCGCGTCAATAATGATACGGACGTAGGTGCCAGCGTGCGGAGCAAAACACTACCGGCAGGTTTTGTGCGCTACGAACAAACGCTGAGTGACCTCCCCGTCATGCTGTACGCTGGCGTGGGCTACACCGAACGCTTCCCGGATTACTGGGAACTGTTCTCCCCCACCTACGGGCCGGACGGCACCAAAAATGTCTTCGATAAGCTGAAAACGGAAAAAACGACGCAGCTGGATATTGGCGCCCAGTACAACGGCGAGCGCTTCAACAGCTGGGTTTCCGCATACCTTGGCCGGGTGAATGATTTTATTCTCTTCCGCTATGACCCCAATAACGCCCGCGTCAGTCAGGCAGATAACGTGGACGCCACGATTATGGGAGGAGAAATGGGCATGAGCTACGCGCTGACTGAAGCCTGGAAGGCGGACGCAAGCCTGGCGTATGCCTGGGGGCAAAACACCAGTGACCATCAGCCGCTGCCGCAAATAGCCCCGCTGGAAACGCGCCTCGGCCTCACCTGGGAGCGAGGAGACTGGAGCAGCACCGGCCTGTTGCGACTGGTCAGCAGCCAGCATCGCGTGGCGCTGAATGAGGGTAATGTGGTCGGGAAAGATTTCGACAAAAGCAGCAGCTTCGCGATTTTCTCCGTCAACGCCGCTTACCGCCTCAGCAAAGCCATCAAGCTCAGCGCCGGGGTCGATAACCTGTTGAACAAAACCTACAGCGAACACCTGAACCTGGCGGGCAATAGCAGCTTTGGCTATTCGTCCAATACCCCGGTCAATGAACCAGGCCGGACGGTCTGGGGCAAAGTGAACGTCACGTTTTAATTACCTGGCCCCGGTTGTCGGGGCCATTACGCTTAATCATTCCCCAGCCAGGAGGCTGATATGCTCGCAAAACTTCGTACGCCAGAAGGTAAAAAGTTCCTTATCGCGGTTGCCATCGTCTTTACTATTGTCGTGTCGCTTATTTCTAAGGTGACCTTTGAAGGCGTGGAAGAGCAGTACAACTGGCCAATGGAGCAGTGGACGCTGGACATGTTTATCATGCAGGGCGCGTGGGTCACTATCTACACGATCATGTTCACTATTCTGTGTTCGCTGCCGTTTGCTTTCTATTTCTTAGCGCCTAAGGATGGCCGCGGCTAGGGCACTTTACGCCTCCGGCGTGTCGGCAAAGCAGGATGTTGTCGGCACGCTTGCCTTAAACCCCTTACTTTTGTGCTTCTTTATCAAATCCGCTTGCCTGAAACGCGCCTCACGAGTACTTTGACGCAATATTTTCGCATCTCAATTTTTGACAGGAAACACCGATGGCAAGAGCTAACGAAATCAAAAAAGGCATGGTACTCAATTACAACGGCAAGCTGCTGATTGTTAAAGACATTGATATCCAGGCTCCCAGCGCACGCGGCGCAGCAACCCTGTATAAGATGCGTTTCTCCGATGTTCGCACCGGGCAGAAAGTGGAAGAGCGCTTCAAAGGTGATGATATTGTTGACACCATCACCCTGACCCGTCGCTTCGTTGACTTCTCCTATATCGACGGCAACGAATATGTGTTCATGGATAAAGAAGATTATACGCCGTACATCTTCACCAAAGATCAGATCGAAGAAGAGCTGCAGTTCATTCCTGAAGGCGGTATGCCGGATATGCAGGTTCTGACCTGGGATGGCCAGCTGCTGGCGCTGGAGCTGCCGCAAACCGTGGATCTGGAAATCATCGAAACCGCACCGGGCATCAAAGGCGCTTCCGCCAGCTCCCGTACCAAACCAGCAACGCTGTCCACCGGCCTCGTGATTCAGGTGCCGGAATACATGGTTGCCGGGGAAAAAATCCGCATTCATATTGCAGAAAAACGCTCTATGGGCCGCGCAGACTGACGATAAATGGCGCTCCTTCGGGAGCGTTTTTTTACTCTAACGGCCGAAGTTATTATACCAATTAAATCACACAGCCTTATTATCAGACCTCCATCACACAAAATCGATTAACTAAACAGACCAATTTCATTTCCTATCATACAGCTTTACACTGCATAGACTCCCACCTCCCTACACAGGATGAGACTCTATGGATACCCTTGCCACTGCTTCACTTCCGGATATCGTTCAGCGGCCAAACTACGACCGCTGCGAGCTTAAAACGCGTATCGTGCATTTTGGGTTTGGCGCTTTTCACCGAGCGCATCAGGCGCTGCTCACCGATCGGGTGCTCAACAAACTTGGCGGCGACTGGGGGATCTGCGAGATCAGTCTGTTTAACGGCGATAAGCTGATGCACGATCTCAGGCAACAGGATCATCTTTTCACGGTGCTGGAGAAGGGAGCGGCGGGAAACCAGGCGCAGGTTATTGGGGCAGTCAAAGAGTGCCTGAATGCGAAGCTGGACGGCATGGAAGCGATCATAGAGAAGTTTTGTGAGCCACAGGTCGCCATTGTTTCACTGACGGTGACCGAAAAAGGCTACTGCATCGATCCCGCCAGCGGAAAACTTGATACCACCAATGAGCGCATTATTCACGATCTGGCGTCGCCTGAGGCCCCGCATTCCGTGCCGGGAATACTTGTGGAGGCGCTAAGCCGCCGCCGTGAGCGTGGATTACGCCCGTTTACGGTCTTATCCTGCGATAACATTCCTGATAACGGGCACCTGGTTCGCCAGGCCGTGCTGGGTATGGCCGCGAGTCGAAGCGCCGGGCTGGCAGAATGGATTGCCAAAGAGGTCACTTTCCCAAGCACCATGGTCGACCGCATTGTTCCGGCAGCCACGGAGGAATCGCTGCAGGAAATTGCGGAAATACTGGGCGTACAAGACCCCTGTGCCATTGCCGCCGAGCCGTTTATTCAGTGGGTCGTTGAAGATAATTTCGTCGCCGGTCGCCCGGAATGGGAAGCCGTCGGAGTGGAAATGGTTGACGATGTGGTGCCCTACGAGCAGATGAAGCTGCGGATGCTCAACGGCAGCCACTCATTTCTGGCTTATCTCGGCTATCTCGCCGGTTACCCGCATATTAATGATTGTATGGCTGACGAGAACTTTGCCCGTGCGGCCAGGCACCTGATGCTGCAGGAGCAAGCGGTGACGCTGAATATTCGGGGCGTCGACCTGGAGCAGTACGCCGCCAGCCTGCTCGAGCGGTTTGCAAACCCAGCGCTGAAGCACCGTACCTGGCAAATTGCCATGGACGGCAGTCAGAAGCTTCCCCAACGCTGGCTGGAAAGCGTGCGCTGGCATCTGGCAAACGGGAGCCGCTGGCCATGTCTGGCGCTCGGGATCGCAGGCTGGATGCGCTACGTGAGCGGCCTCGACGAAAAGGGCCATGCAATTGACGTGCGCGATCCGCTCCAGGGCAAAATCCAGATGTTGGTGAGCGACAGCGGCGAAAACGAACGCGTCAGCACCCTCCTCAGCCTGAACGAAATTTTTGGTGATGACCTGCCCAAAAACGAAAAGTTTGTCGAAAACGTTCAGCAGGCCTGGCAGCAACTCATTCGCCTGGGCGCACGCGGCGCGGTCGAAAACTTGTGCTTAAGTTAACAATCAATGCGCTTAACGTGGTCTTACCGTGCGGTAAGCCGCGTTAAGGCTTCTCTTTTTTCCGGGTTGTCGTCAGGATAGTCAGCGTAAATAATGAATAATCACTGATAGATTGACGTGGTTTACAGGCAGTAACCCCCGGAGTCACCGTGACAAAAACGAATTTAATTACCGGCTTTCTGGGCAGCGGTAAAACCACCACCATTTTGCATTTGCTGGCCAACAAGCCCGCCGATGAAAAATGGGCGGTGCTGGTCAATGAATTTGGCGAAGTGGGCATCGATGGTGCCCTGCTGGCAGACAGCGGCGCGCTGTTGAAAGAGATCCCTGGCGGCTGTATGTGCTGCGTTAACGGCCTGCCGATGCAGGTCGGCCTTAATACGCTGCTGCGCCAGGGCAAGCCCGACCGCCTGCTGATTGAACCCACCGGCCTTGGCCACCCGAAACAAATCCTGGATATGCTCACCGCTGACGTATATCAGCCGTGGATTGACCTGCGGGCCACGCTTTGTCTGCTCGACTCGCGCCAGCTTCTGGATGAAAAAGCCCTAAAAAATGACAACTTCCGCGACCAGCTTGCCGCGGCGGACATCATTGTGGCTAATAAACAAGACCGCACTACGTCGGAAAGCCATGCCGCTTTAGCGCGCTGGTACCAAAATAATGGCGACAATCGCGAACTTGTACACGCGGAAAAAGGTGCCGTGAGCATTGCGCTTCTCGACAAACCAAGACTGAACCAACGCGTGCTGCCGTCCAGCCCCGGGCACCAGCATGCCCAATCGGTCCCTCATGGTCTTGCCGCACTCAGCCTCCCGGGACATCAGCGCTGGCGTCGGAGCGTGAACAGCGGGCAGAGTTATCACGCCTGTGGCTGGATTTTCGATGAAGAAACCGTGTTCGACACTATTGGCCTGCTGGAGTGGGCGCGTCTTGCCCCGGTTGAGCGAGTCAAAGGCGTCTTGCGTATTCCCGAAGGCCTGGTGCGTATCAACCGCCAGGGCAACGACCTGCATATTGAAACGCAACCCTCGTCGCCACTGGATAGCCGCATCGAATTGATTCACCCGGCTCAGCCCGACTGGAACGCCCTGCAAGCCAGCCTGTTGAGCTTACGTTTAAGTTAGCGCGTCTACCTTTGCGCCCCCGTAATGAGATTTAGAAGCTGTATCATGATTAATCGCCTCCCGCTTATCCTGCTCCTGAACGTTCTGGGCATTGCCCTGTTCTTTAGCTGGTACCTGCCAGAGAACCATGGATTTTGGTTCAACACTGACGCCTCGCTGTTCCATTTCTTTAATAATGCACTGGTCAAGAGCCGTACCTTTTTAACGCTGATTGCCATCACCAATAACCGGGCCTTCGACGGCATTTCGCTGCTGGCGATGGGCGCGTTGTTTTCCTGGTTCTGGCTGCATGAAGACGGCGCGGGCCGCCGCCGCCTGGTGCTGATGGGCGTGGTGATGCTGCTGTGCGCCGTGGTCATCAACCAGCTCGGCCACCTTATCCCGGTGGTGCACGCCAGCCCGACGCTGTACTTTAAAGACATTCATCGCGTCAGCGAACTGCTGCACTTCCCGACGAAAGACGCCTCAAGCGACAGCTTCCCCGGCGATCACGGCCTGATGCTGCTCATCTTCACCGGTTTTATGCTGCGTTATTTTGGCCCACGGGCGTTTCTTATTGCCCTCGCGATCTTCTTTATCTTCTCTTCGCCAAGAATAATGATCGGCGCGCACTGGTTTACCGATGTCTACGTCGGGTCAGTCTCTATTGCTCTGGTTGGCCTGCCCTGGGTGCTATTAACCCCAATTAGCGACCGGTTAATTTCTATACTGAATCGCACTGTTCCGGGAAAATATAAAGCGCCCCGCTGACGGTTAATAAGTGATGAAGATAGCCAACAAGCAGAGGCCCATCCGGGCCTTTGTTTATTTTTTCAGCATCATGACAGCCAGATGAATATTTACTCATACAAAATCCGCTTCAATTTGAATAACCTGGCGATAAAACCAGCAGAAGCGCCGATCATTTGTTCGAAATAACCTTTCGCGACGAATCATCACAATTTCTTATAAAAATAAGAATAAAAACGCTCGCATAGCCTGGTTTTATCGGGTAGTCTCGGGAAAGTTTGCTCTGCGGCTGATCTATTTGTGCTGTGAATAAAAGTGTGCGATGTTCCACATTTTTGTGCATGAATAATTGTCTCGTGGCTTTTAGGTAATTAGTCTCGTCACGTTGGTATTTTTGTATAACGAATTATTCGTTAAGGACATCAAGGGAAAACAAACAAAATGGTCAAATCTCAGCCTATTTTGAGATACATCTTGCGGGCGATACCCGCGATTGCGGTGGCAGTTATGCTCTCCGCCTGTAG
It includes:
- the yeiP gene encoding elongation factor P-like protein YeiP; this translates as MARANEIKKGMVLNYNGKLLIVKDIDIQAPSARGAATLYKMRFSDVRTGQKVEERFKGDDIVDTITLTRRFVDFSYIDGNEYVFMDKEDYTPYIFTKDQIEEELQFIPEGGMPDMQVLTWDGQLLALELPQTVDLEIIETAPGIKGASASSRTKPATLSTGLVIQVPEYMVAGEKIRIHIAEKRSMGRAD
- a CDS encoding mannitol dehydrogenase family protein, whose protein sequence is MDTLATASLPDIVQRPNYDRCELKTRIVHFGFGAFHRAHQALLTDRVLNKLGGDWGICEISLFNGDKLMHDLRQQDHLFTVLEKGAAGNQAQVIGAVKECLNAKLDGMEAIIEKFCEPQVAIVSLTVTEKGYCIDPASGKLDTTNERIIHDLASPEAPHSVPGILVEALSRRRERGLRPFTVLSCDNIPDNGHLVRQAVLGMAASRSAGLAEWIAKEVTFPSTMVDRIVPAATEESLQEIAEILGVQDPCAIAAEPFIQWVVEDNFVAGRPEWEAVGVEMVDDVVPYEQMKLRMLNGSHSFLAYLGYLAGYPHINDCMADENFARAARHLMLQEQAVTLNIRGVDLEQYAASLLERFANPALKHRTWQIAMDGSQKLPQRWLESVRWHLANGSRWPCLALGIAGWMRYVSGLDEKGHAIDVRDPLQGKIQMLVSDSGENERVSTLLSLNEIFGDDLPKNEKFVENVQQAWQQLIRLGARGAVENLCLS
- a CDS encoding DUF2534 family protein, which encodes MLAKLRTPEGKKFLIAVAIVFTIVVSLISKVTFEGVEEQYNWPMEQWTLDMFIMQGAWVTIYTIMFTILCSLPFAFYFLAPKDGRG
- a CDS encoding CobW family GTP-binding protein; this encodes MTKTNLITGFLGSGKTTTILHLLANKPADEKWAVLVNEFGEVGIDGALLADSGALLKEIPGGCMCCVNGLPMQVGLNTLLRQGKPDRLLIEPTGLGHPKQILDMLTADVYQPWIDLRATLCLLDSRQLLDEKALKNDNFRDQLAAADIIVANKQDRTTSESHAALARWYQNNGDNRELVHAEKGAVSIALLDKPRLNQRVLPSSPGHQHAQSVPHGLAALSLPGHQRWRRSVNSGQSYHACGWIFDEETVFDTIGLLEWARLAPVERVKGVLRIPEGLVRINRQGNDLHIETQPSSPLDSRIELIHPAQPDWNALQASLLSLRLS
- a CDS encoding TonB-dependent copper receptor; the protein is MKTHLKPLVSLILLAITSPAAIAAGSHDTMNMPDDAVMIVTSPASSPLEVVTSPKTPRQPVPASDGSDYLKTIPGFSQIRNGGTNGDPVFRGMFGSRLRILTNNGEMPGACPARMDAPSSYISPESFDLLTLIKGPESVLWGPGNSAGTVRFDREPPRFDKAGIQGTASVLTASNQRWDSNADVSLGSEDGYLRLIGNKSHSGDYEDGNGNRVASKWDKWNADVALGWTPNKDTLLELTAGKGNGEARYAGRSMDGSQFRRDSLGARFEMSNIGEVFNKFESSVYYNYANHIMDNYSLRSPGTMSSGMSGGHIASSMGMDMGSSMGMGSSMSMNMPMAMQLDRRTVGGRMMGTWLWSDYELRSGIDGQQSTHRSKQDAGWKQDARFQDAGLFSELTWNATDSSKVIGGARLDRTRVNNDTDVGASVRSKTLPAGFVRYEQTLSDLPVMLYAGVGYTERFPDYWELFSPTYGPDGTKNVFDKLKTEKTTQLDIGAQYNGERFNSWVSAYLGRVNDFILFRYDPNNARVSQADNVDATIMGGEMGMSYALTEAWKADASLAYAWGQNTSDHQPLPQIAPLETRLGLTWERGDWSSTGLLRLVSSQHRVALNEGNVVGKDFDKSSSFAIFSVNAAYRLSKAIKLSAGVDNLLNKTYSEHLNLAGNSSFGYSSNTPVNEPGRTVWGKVNVTF
- a CDS encoding phosphatase PAP2 family protein; translated protein: MINRLPLILLLNVLGIALFFSWYLPENHGFWFNTDASLFHFFNNALVKSRTFLTLIAITNNRAFDGISLLAMGALFSWFWLHEDGAGRRRLVLMGVVMLLCAVVINQLGHLIPVVHASPTLYFKDIHRVSELLHFPTKDASSDSFPGDHGLMLLIFTGFMLRYFGPRAFLIALAIFFIFSSPRIMIGAHWFTDVYVGSVSIALVGLPWVLLTPISDRLISILNRTVPGKYKAPR